One region of Pseudoxanthobacter soli DSM 19599 genomic DNA includes:
- a CDS encoding peptidoglycan recognition protein family protein has protein sequence MKTLADLTIRDVPSPNFRERPGGRKPDMLILHYTGMESAEAAIARLSDREAVVSCHYVVDEDGSIVRMVAEPMRANHAGVSFWRGERDLNDASIGIEIVNPGHEFGYRPFPDAQIEALVVLVKAILSHRRIAPDRILAHSDVAPDRKQDPGELFPWETLAAAGIGHWVPPAPLSAEGPAFRPGDEGLPVRALQGMLALYGYEVDLTGVFDARTSLAVTAFQRHFRPARVDGVADRSTMDTLHRLIGALRQREQAS, from the coding sequence ATGAAGACGCTGGCCGATCTCACCATCCGCGACGTGCCCTCGCCGAACTTCCGCGAGCGGCCGGGCGGCCGCAAGCCGGATATGCTGATCCTGCATTATACCGGCATGGAGAGCGCCGAGGCCGCGATCGCCCGCCTCAGCGACCGCGAGGCGGTCGTCTCCTGCCATTACGTTGTCGACGAGGACGGCAGCATCGTGCGCATGGTCGCCGAGCCCATGCGCGCCAACCACGCCGGGGTGTCGTTCTGGCGCGGCGAGCGCGACCTCAACGACGCCTCCATCGGCATCGAGATCGTCAATCCCGGCCACGAGTTCGGCTATCGCCCATTCCCGGACGCGCAGATCGAAGCCCTCGTCGTGCTCGTCAAGGCGATCCTGTCCCATCGCAGGATCGCGCCGGACCGCATCCTCGCCCATTCCGACGTCGCGCCGGACCGCAAGCAGGATCCCGGTGAGCTGTTTCCTTGGGAAACGCTCGCCGCCGCCGGTATCGGCCACTGGGTGCCGCCGGCGCCGCTCTCGGCGGAGGGGCCGGCATTCCGGCCGGGCGACGAGGGCCTTCCCGTGCGCGCGCTGCAGGGGATGCTGGCGCTCTACGGCTACGAGGTCGATCTCACCGGCGTGTTCGATGCCCGCACCAGCCTCGCCGTCACCGCGTTCCAGCGCCATTTCCGCCCCGCGCGGGTCGACGGCGTCGCGGACCGCTCGACCATGGACACCCTCCACCGGCTGATCGGTGCGCTTCGGCAGCGGGAACAGGCGTCCTGA
- a CDS encoding polysaccharide deacetylase family protein, whose protein sequence is MRIRLFARRRPSSALPRPRRAVLAGALLAASTAAVTALPAVAAPPAQCWTPESYALQPGERTPRRATAADRVSQPPPAVAGPAVTGPLSGVIRRVELPKGVKLVALTFDLCETGGQVAGYDGPIFDTLRKEGVPATFFAGGKWLETHPQRAQQIAADPLFEIGNHSWDHANLHAADDSRMSQEILTAQAAIGAAKTASVAACPAAAPVSKLSLFRFPYGSCSAASLAAANANGEVVIQWDVVSGDPADIGAKAIADNVMRQVRPGSIIVMHANGNGKHTREGLPLVIARLRAAGYGFATVSDLIAAGKPVAASSCYIDHPGDTARYDKAADAKAAKAKAAAPATHASADVAAPAAQ, encoded by the coding sequence ATGCGCATCCGCCTTTTCGCCCGCCGCCGGCCGTCGTCCGCCCTGCCCCGCCCGCGCCGCGCTGTCCTCGCCGGGGCGCTCCTCGCGGCGTCGACCGCAGCCGTCACCGCGCTGCCGGCGGTAGCGGCGCCGCCGGCCCAGTGCTGGACGCCAGAGAGCTACGCGCTGCAACCCGGCGAACGGACGCCGCGCCGCGCGACGGCGGCCGATCGGGTGAGCCAGCCGCCGCCAGCGGTCGCAGGCCCGGCGGTCACGGGGCCGCTTTCCGGCGTGATCCGGCGGGTGGAGCTGCCGAAGGGCGTGAAGCTTGTGGCACTGACCTTCGACCTCTGCGAAACTGGCGGCCAGGTCGCCGGCTATGACGGGCCGATCTTCGACACGCTGCGCAAGGAGGGCGTGCCGGCGACGTTCTTCGCCGGCGGAAAGTGGCTGGAGACCCACCCGCAGCGGGCGCAGCAGATCGCGGCCGATCCGCTGTTCGAGATCGGCAACCATTCCTGGGACCACGCCAATCTGCACGCCGCCGACGACAGCCGCATGAGCCAGGAAATCCTGACGGCCCAGGCCGCCATCGGGGCGGCGAAGACGGCGAGCGTGGCCGCCTGCCCGGCCGCCGCGCCGGTGTCGAAGCTGTCGCTGTTCCGCTTCCCCTACGGCTCGTGCTCGGCCGCGTCGCTCGCCGCGGCGAATGCCAACGGCGAGGTCGTGATCCAGTGGGACGTGGTCTCCGGCGATCCGGCCGATATCGGCGCCAAGGCGATCGCCGACAACGTGATGCGGCAGGTGCGGCCCGGCTCGATCATCGTCATGCACGCCAACGGCAACGGCAAGCACACGCGCGAGGGCCTGCCGCTCGTGATCGCGCGCCTGCGGGCGGCGGGCTACGGCTTCGCCACGGTCAGCGACCTGATCGCGGCGGGAAAGCCCGTCGCGGCATCGAGCTGCTATATCGACCATCCCGGCGACACCGCCCGCTACGACAAGGCCGCCGACGCGAAGGCGGCGAAGGCCAAGGCCGCGGCGCCGGCCACCCACGCGAGCGCGGACGTGGCGGCTCCGGCGGCGCAGTAA
- a CDS encoding ABC transporter ATP-binding protein: MDEPPLLSVRGLTIGTASPDPAAPTILDDVDLTLARGETLGIVGESGSGKSTLLLALLGHTRRGLAIRRGSVRFDGIELVGADASALRTLRARRIGFVPQIAATALNPVARIGALMDEALALAGMTQQAARREHAIDLLDRVRLPRPRDLLDRYPHQISGGQQQRVAIALALAGEPDLVVLDEPTSALDPATRVEILRLLKGLIAARGTAMVYVSHDLGVIADVSDRIAVLYAGEVVEEAPTRAAMRRPGHPYLAGLLASLPRLDDGHLPAAIPGAPPQPGRRPAGCRFAPRCALAEPAHCSDRVPLQAIAPDRRVRCRFPDTAREAARAASPVRTPPPDGAPILAIDGVAVRYKATGLANIFSRAPARTVVERISLGIAPGRTLGLVGESGSGKSTILKAIAGLITPDEGSIRFDGAQIAGPVARRSPATRRRIQLIFQNPDASLNPRQSIREIIARPIRLYFAPGPAEVERRVRALADGVRLTARHLDLLPTQLSGGEKQRVAIARAFAAEPDLILADEVTSALDVSVQAAIAGLLAEMVAERGAAMVFVSHDLALVRVLADEVAVLEGGRIVEAGPVAPLFAAPRSDVTRALLASVLLPA, from the coding sequence ATGGACGAGCCGCCTCTCCTTTCCGTCCGCGGTCTCACAATCGGCACGGCATCGCCCGATCCGGCCGCTCCGACGATTCTCGACGACGTCGACCTGACCCTCGCCCGCGGCGAGACGCTCGGCATCGTCGGCGAATCGGGCAGCGGCAAGAGCACACTGCTTCTGGCCCTGCTCGGTCACACCCGGCGGGGGCTCGCGATCCGACGCGGCAGCGTCCGCTTCGACGGCATCGAACTGGTCGGAGCCGACGCGAGCGCATTGCGGACCTTGCGCGCCCGGCGCATCGGCTTCGTGCCGCAGATCGCGGCGACCGCCCTGAACCCGGTCGCGCGCATCGGCGCGCTGATGGACGAGGCCCTGGCACTCGCCGGAATGACACAGCAAGCGGCACGCCGCGAACACGCCATCGATCTTCTGGACCGGGTGCGCCTGCCGCGCCCGCGCGACCTTCTCGATCGCTATCCCCATCAGATCTCGGGCGGGCAGCAGCAGAGGGTGGCGATCGCGCTCGCGCTCGCCGGCGAGCCCGATCTCGTCGTGCTCGACGAGCCGACGAGCGCGCTCGATCCGGCGACCCGCGTGGAGATCCTCCGTCTCCTCAAGGGGCTCATCGCCGCGCGCGGCACCGCCATGGTCTATGTCAGCCACGATCTGGGGGTTATCGCGGACGTTTCCGACCGCATCGCCGTGCTCTATGCCGGAGAGGTCGTCGAGGAGGCCCCGACCCGGGCCGCGATGCGCCGGCCGGGTCATCCCTATCTCGCCGGCCTGCTCGCCAGCCTGCCGCGGCTCGACGACGGGCACCTGCCCGCCGCGATCCCCGGCGCGCCGCCGCAGCCGGGACGTCGCCCCGCCGGCTGCCGCTTCGCGCCGCGCTGCGCGCTCGCCGAACCCGCGCACTGCTCCGACCGCGTGCCGCTGCAAGCGATCGCGCCCGACCGCCGCGTGCGCTGTCGCTTCCCCGACACGGCCCGCGAGGCCGCCCGGGCCGCGAGCCCCGTGCGGACCCCGCCGCCGGACGGCGCGCCGATCCTCGCGATCGACGGTGTTGCGGTGCGCTACAAGGCGACGGGCCTCGCCAACATCTTTTCGCGCGCGCCGGCGCGAACGGTCGTCGAACGGATCTCGCTCGGCATCGCCCCCGGCCGCACTCTCGGCCTCGTCGGGGAATCGGGCAGCGGCAAGTCCACGATCCTGAAAGCGATCGCGGGCCTGATCACGCCGGACGAAGGCTCGATCCGCTTCGACGGCGCGCAGATCGCGGGCCCGGTCGCGCGGCGCTCCCCGGCGACGCGCCGCCGCATCCAGCTGATCTTCCAGAACCCCGACGCCTCGCTCAATCCGCGGCAATCGATCCGCGAAATCATCGCGCGGCCGATCCGGCTCTATTTCGCGCCCGGGCCGGCGGAGGTCGAGCGGCGCGTGCGCGCCCTCGCCGACGGGGTGCGGCTGACGGCGCGTCATCTCGACCTGCTGCCGACACAGCTTTCAGGCGGCGAGAAGCAGCGCGTCGCGATCGCCCGCGCCTTCGCGGCCGAGCCCGACCTGATCCTCGCCGACGAAGTGACCTCGGCCCTCGACGTCTCGGTGCAGGCGGCGATCGCCGGCCTTCTCGCCGAGATGGTGGCCGAGCGGGGCGCGGCGATGGTGTTCGTCTCCCACGACCTCGCGCTGGTGCGCGTGCTCGCCGACGAGGTCGCCGTGCTCGAAGGCGGGCGCATCGTCGAAGCCGGCCCCGTGGCGCCCCTGTTCGCAGCACCGCGCAGCGACGTCACACGCGCGCTCCTCGCCTCGGTGCTCCTGCCGGCGTGA
- a CDS encoding ABC transporter permease, which produces MSVDAAPPMPRTAGVLRRLLRGVRRFTASVVRQPSGAIGLALVLLHIAVALGSPWIVPYDPTAQDPNAMFAGPSPEHWLGTDALGRDVLTRTLLGGREALAVTAIAAAVALAWGGALGIAAGTLGGLADRIVIQIIDAFLALPWLVFVAAIASVVGTGTWLLVPALAFFYGLPIVRVARNAALEVEARDFVTAARARGESTFAILRLEVMPNVQDVLLVEGAMEWSWMLIAFSSLSFLGFGVAPPNPDWGLMISDARLYLTVIPFAALGPMVALASLVIGINLLVGAVSRSAGIEIHQGVEGR; this is translated from the coding sequence ATGAGCGTGGACGCGGCGCCTCCCATGCCCCGGACCGCCGGCGTCCTGCGCCGTCTGCTGCGTGGCGTCCGGCGTTTCACAGCGAGCGTCGTGCGGCAACCATCAGGCGCGATCGGCCTGGCGCTGGTTCTTCTCCACATCGCGGTCGCGCTCGGCTCGCCATGGATCGTGCCGTACGATCCGACGGCTCAGGACCCGAACGCCATGTTCGCGGGCCCCTCGCCGGAGCATTGGCTCGGCACCGACGCGCTCGGCCGCGACGTGCTGACCCGCACGCTGCTGGGCGGCCGCGAGGCGCTCGCGGTGACGGCGATCGCGGCTGCGGTCGCGCTCGCCTGGGGCGGCGCGCTCGGCATCGCGGCCGGAACACTCGGCGGCCTCGCCGACCGCATCGTGATCCAGATCATCGACGCCTTCCTGGCGCTTCCCTGGCTCGTGTTCGTCGCCGCGATCGCGAGCGTCGTCGGGACCGGCACCTGGCTTCTCGTCCCCGCGCTCGCCTTCTTCTATGGGCTGCCCATCGTCCGGGTGGCGCGAAACGCCGCGCTGGAGGTCGAGGCACGGGACTTCGTCACCGCCGCGCGCGCCCGCGGCGAGAGCACCTTCGCGATCCTGCGGCTCGAGGTCATGCCGAACGTCCAGGACGTTCTCCTCGTCGAGGGCGCGATGGAATGGTCGTGGATGCTGATCGCCTTCTCCTCCCTCTCCTTCCTCGGCTTCGGCGTGGCGCCGCCGAACCCCGACTGGGGCCTGATGATCTCCGACGCCCGCCTCTATCTGACGGTGATCCCGTTCGCCGCGCTCGGCCCGATGGTGGCGCTGGCGAGCCTCGTCATCGGCATCAACCTTCTCGTCGGGGCCGTGTCGCGCAGCGCCGGCATCGAGATCCACCAGGGCGTCGAGGGACGGTGA
- a CDS encoding META domain-containing protein, translating into MTYRLLRRSPRLAAVAAVAVIAACGSAMISGSAMAGGGGLDGNWRIVDVDGKPVPKDSGLKITFKDATISGFAGCNTFKGPYMFHGTGAQTVAVGPLRTTRKACAAPVMALETAILRDVGTAHQINRADDGSVVFTNETGKITLRIEQVFD; encoded by the coding sequence ATGACGTACCGACTGCTTCGCCGTTCCCCGCGCCTTGCCGCGGTCGCCGCCGTGGCTGTCATCGCGGCCTGCGGAAGCGCCATGATCTCTGGAAGCGCGATGGCCGGCGGCGGCGGGCTCGACGGCAACTGGCGCATCGTCGACGTGGACGGCAAGCCCGTTCCGAAGGACAGCGGCCTCAAGATCACCTTCAAGGACGCGACGATCTCCGGCTTCGCCGGCTGCAACACCTTCAAGGGGCCGTACATGTTTCACGGCACCGGCGCGCAGACCGTCGCCGTCGGGCCGCTGAGGACCACCCGCAAGGCGTGCGCCGCACCGGTGATGGCCCTCGAAACCGCGATCCTGCGCGATGTCGGCACCGCCCACCAGATCAACCGCGCCGACGACGGCTCGGTGGTGTTCACCAACGAAACCGGCAAGATCACGCTCAGGATCGAGCAGGTCTTCGACTGA
- a CDS encoding ABC transporter permease, translating into MIVLERLLSTLASLALVAILMFGALEALPGDMCTAYLGKLATAEAVAQCRGAHRLDQPAWERFGHWAGGVLTGDLGRALKRDESVVSIIGPRLRNTLVLALAAAAISFPLALGLGVAAGLKRDGPVDLAISATALVAMTIPDFVAATALVLVFSVWLGWVPGIVTVPPDGPILSLLPGLVLPATALALILSAHVLRMVRASVIEVAASPYVEAARLRGVGPFALVLRHVLPNALIPAIAVMALTLAGLMTGVVVIEVAFNYPGLGRLMMNAVYDRDLPLVLGVSLVLAAIYLGLGLLADLVTIAVDPRLRSALGRGR; encoded by the coding sequence ATGATCGTCCTCGAACGTCTCCTCTCGACCCTCGCGAGCCTCGCCCTGGTCGCCATCCTGATGTTCGGCGCGCTGGAAGCGCTGCCCGGCGACATGTGCACGGCCTATCTCGGCAAGCTCGCCACGGCGGAGGCGGTCGCCCAGTGCCGCGGCGCCCACAGGCTGGATCAGCCGGCGTGGGAACGCTTCGGCCATTGGGCCGGCGGTGTCCTCACCGGCGATCTCGGCCGCGCCCTCAAGCGCGACGAGAGCGTGGTCTCGATCATCGGCCCGCGACTGCGCAACACCCTCGTGCTCGCGCTGGCGGCGGCGGCGATCAGCTTCCCCCTCGCCCTCGGCCTCGGCGTCGCGGCCGGCCTCAAGCGCGACGGGCCGGTCGATCTCGCGATCTCCGCGACGGCGCTCGTGGCGATGACGATCCCCGATTTCGTCGCCGCGACCGCGCTGGTGCTCGTCTTCAGCGTCTGGCTCGGCTGGGTGCCGGGCATCGTGACGGTGCCGCCGGACGGGCCGATCCTGTCGCTTCTGCCCGGCCTGGTGCTGCCGGCGACGGCGCTTGCGCTCATCCTCTCCGCCCACGTGCTGCGCATGGTCCGCGCCTCGGTGATCGAGGTGGCGGCGAGCCCCTATGTTGAGGCGGCGCGCCTGCGCGGGGTGGGGCCGTTCGCCCTCGTGCTGCGCCATGTCCTGCCGAATGCGCTCATTCCGGCGATCGCGGTGATGGCCCTGACGCTTGCGGGCCTGATGACCGGCGTCGTCGTCATCGAGGTCGCGTTCAATTATCCCGGCCTCGGCCGGCTGATGATGAACGCGGTCTATGACCGCGACCTGCCGCTCGTGCTCGGCGTTTCGCTGGTGCTCGCGGCGATCTATCTGGGCCTCGGCCTTCTCGCCGACCTCGTCACGATCGCGGTCGACCCGCGGCTGCGCAGCGCGCTCGGGAGGGGGCGATGA
- a CDS encoding molecular chaperone DjiA: MDRVLTPILGDGAHRRSVAFTVAIIALSAKMAGADGVVTASEERAFWRHFEVPPGEEAHVERLFRLAQQDVAGYDIYARRIADLFAGDPATLEDVLEVLFMVASADGTLHEAELFYLARVSEIFGLPDSVFARIRAAYVMGAPPDPYTVLGADPSMSDEELKRHHRRLVMEHHPDRVIARGVPPEFVRIATDRLAAINVAWDRISKERGL; the protein is encoded by the coding sequence ATGGACCGTGTGCTGACGCCGATCCTGGGGGATGGCGCGCATCGCCGTTCCGTCGCCTTCACCGTCGCGATCATCGCGCTTTCCGCCAAGATGGCGGGGGCCGACGGCGTTGTGACGGCAAGCGAGGAGCGTGCGTTCTGGCGCCATTTCGAGGTGCCGCCGGGCGAGGAGGCACACGTCGAGCGGCTGTTCCGCCTGGCCCAGCAGGATGTCGCCGGCTACGACATCTACGCCCGCCGCATCGCCGACCTGTTCGCCGGGGACCCTGCGACGCTGGAGGACGTGCTCGAAGTCCTGTTCATGGTGGCGAGCGCCGACGGCACGCTGCATGAGGCCGAGCTGTTCTATCTCGCCCGCGTCTCGGAGATCTTCGGCCTGCCCGACTCCGTGTTCGCCCGCATCCGCGCCGCCTACGTCATGGGCGCGCCGCCCGATCCCTACACCGTGCTCGGCGCCGACCCGTCCATGAGCGACGAGGAGCTGAAGCGCCACCACCGTCGTCTCGTCATGGAACATCACCCCGACCGCGTGATCGCCCGCGGCGTGCCGCCGGAGTTCGTGCGCATCGCCACGGACCGCCTGGCCGCGATCAACGTCGCCTGGGACCGCATCAGCAAGGAGCGCGGGCTATGA
- a CDS encoding TetR family transcriptional regulator, whose product MPARERMEQIVEAVIDVLAAHGANGAGLESLTIADVARAAGVSPALVMLHFKSKDGLLEETLRTLGNDYFRALGDAREGAGPRAADRLWALVEAEFSEPVCTPRKLAAWRALWTASAGRQPYIRQFKAETVAAYATLIELCRAIIEEGAYEDRDARTVARLIDSSLAGLWIDLTDLTLPLTLNEARRIALAQLAMFFPRHYTTRGPRRQILQTGADA is encoded by the coding sequence GTGCCCGCCCGCGAGCGGATGGAGCAGATCGTCGAGGCGGTGATCGATGTGCTCGCCGCCCACGGCGCCAACGGGGCCGGGCTCGAAAGCCTCACCATTGCCGATGTCGCCCGCGCCGCGGGCGTCTCGCCGGCTCTGGTGATGCTGCATTTCAAGAGCAAGGACGGTCTGCTGGAAGAGACGCTGCGCACGCTCGGGAACGACTATTTCCGGGCGCTCGGCGATGCGCGCGAGGGCGCCGGCCCGCGGGCCGCCGATCGCCTGTGGGCGCTCGTCGAAGCGGAGTTCTCCGAACCCGTCTGCACCCCGCGCAAGCTCGCGGCGTGGCGCGCGTTGTGGACGGCTTCGGCCGGCCGGCAGCCCTATATCCGCCAGTTCAAGGCCGAGACGGTGGCCGCCTACGCCACCCTGATCGAACTCTGCCGTGCGATCATCGAGGAGGGCGCCTACGAGGATCGCGATGCCCGCACCGTCGCACGCCTCATCGACAGTTCCCTCGCCGGGCTTTGGATCGATCTCACCGACCTCACCTTGCCGCTGACGCTGAACGAGGCCCGCCGCATCGCGCTCGCCCAACTCGCGATGTTCTTTCCGCGCCATTACACGACGCGCGGCCCGCGCCGTCAGATCCTCCAGACGGGCGCTGACGCGTGA
- a CDS encoding ABC transporter substrate-binding protein, with protein sequence MKKTVARLCLSLALLGASWGTLAGPAAAGGTLRLTHDLGMGGAETLDPYDPNRFWPTMNLVFDRLVAPSPKGEAVPELAVSWSASPDVRTWTFKLRPGVTFQDGTPFTSEDVVYSIGRMTDPTFNSPVRSVLGIIRQAKAIDPLTVELDLSTGEADLPLLLADYRALMTKKGSAGSFKDHPVGTGPFKVESISVEGTTVLDAYPGYWRGKPHLDKVEVVAIADSAARIQALLGNQVDLLLTIDPKQAPLVDHNQAITTQHVATGDWNGLMMRVDEKPFDDPRVRKAMRIAVDRAALTTLVLGKDGGVPTCDDPVWQGDQYSWQGTCGRDVEGARKLLADAGYLDGIDVELMTSDVEENMVAIAEAYQAQAKDAGIRVKVTTTASDGYWDKVWMKMPFFVDSWGQRPATQVLNEGWRSGSPWNPTHQADPAFDKMLDDARGEPDFAKRRDRYLAVQEKLYEITGGLIPYHKVILRAMSSHVKGLDPVLVDCIRWDLVSMDE encoded by the coding sequence ATGAAGAAGACGGTTGCCCGCCTGTGCCTGTCGCTTGCCCTCCTGGGCGCGTCATGGGGCACGCTCGCCGGCCCGGCCGCGGCCGGCGGCACCTTGCGCCTCACGCACGATCTCGGCATGGGCGGCGCGGAAACCCTCGATCCCTACGATCCGAACCGCTTCTGGCCGACGATGAATCTGGTGTTCGACCGGCTCGTCGCCCCGAGCCCGAAGGGTGAGGCGGTGCCGGAACTCGCGGTCTCCTGGAGCGCCAGCCCGGACGTCAGGACATGGACCTTCAAGCTGCGTCCCGGCGTCACCTTTCAGGACGGCACGCCGTTCACCAGCGAGGACGTCGTCTATTCGATCGGCCGCATGACCGATCCGACGTTCAATTCACCGGTGCGCTCGGTGCTCGGCATCATCAGGCAGGCGAAGGCGATCGATCCGCTGACCGTCGAGCTCGACCTCTCGACTGGCGAGGCCGACCTGCCGCTCCTCCTCGCGGATTACCGCGCGCTGATGACGAAGAAGGGATCCGCCGGCAGCTTCAAGGATCACCCCGTCGGCACCGGACCGTTCAAGGTCGAGTCGATCTCTGTCGAAGGCACCACCGTGCTCGACGCCTATCCCGGCTACTGGCGCGGCAAGCCGCATCTCGACAAGGTCGAGGTGGTGGCGATCGCCGACAGCGCCGCCCGCATCCAGGCGCTGCTCGGCAACCAGGTCGACCTCCTGCTCACCATCGATCCGAAGCAGGCTCCGCTGGTCGACCACAACCAGGCGATCACCACCCAGCATGTCGCGACCGGCGACTGGAACGGGCTGATGATGCGCGTCGACGAGAAGCCTTTCGACGACCCGCGGGTGCGCAAGGCGATGCGCATCGCGGTCGACCGCGCCGCCCTCACCACACTCGTCCTCGGCAAGGATGGCGGCGTGCCGACCTGCGACGATCCCGTCTGGCAGGGGGACCAATATTCCTGGCAGGGCACGTGCGGCCGCGACGTCGAAGGCGCCCGGAAGCTGCTCGCCGACGCGGGCTATCTGGACGGCATCGACGTCGAACTGATGACGAGCGACGTGGAAGAGAACATGGTCGCGATCGCCGAAGCCTATCAGGCGCAGGCGAAGGACGCCGGCATCCGGGTCAAGGTCACGACGACCGCCTCCGACGGCTACTGGGACAAGGTGTGGATGAAGATGCCCTTCTTCGTCGACAGCTGGGGCCAGCGGCCGGCGACCCAGGTGCTCAACGAGGGCTGGCGGTCCGGCTCGCCCTGGAACCCGACCCATCAGGCCGATCCCGCCTTCGACAAGATGCTCGACGATGCCCGCGGCGAACCGGATTTCGCCAAGCGCCGGGACCGTTACCTCGCCGTGCAGGAGAAGCTCTATGAGATCACCGGCGGCCTGATCCCCTACCACAAGGTCATCCTTCGCGCGATGTCGTCCCATGTAAAAGGCCTCGACCCGGTGCTGGTCGACTGCATCCGGTGGGATCTCGTCTCGATGGACGAGTGA